In Verrucomicrobiota bacterium, a single genomic region encodes these proteins:
- a CDS encoding phytanoyl-CoA dioxygenase family protein, whose product MSTQTIPLIDTAYTLTPEQIAFFQKNGFIKLKQVFSAEEIAYWEPIISNAVRQYNTMTKPMHERNTYEKAFQQIHNLWRRDEKVREFSLSKRLAKIATELLGVSGVRMYHDQALYKEPQGGATPWHVDQYYWPVDTFNTVTAWIPLQETSMEMGPLAFSCGSHRVKVAHDMEISDQSEEVIRETIRVKDLPIVDTAFELGEVSFHYGWTLHRAGANQTDRMRAVMTVIYIEDGTKMSAPKNKDQSNDWNWWLSGTRPGEVIQTELNPVLYRKD is encoded by the coding sequence ATGTCCACACAAACTATTCCTTTAATAGACACTGCATACACCCTCACCCCGGAGCAAATTGCTTTTTTCCAGAAGAACGGGTTCATCAAACTAAAACAGGTTTTTTCCGCTGAAGAAATTGCTTATTGGGAACCCATCATCAGCAATGCCGTCCGCCAGTACAATACCATGACCAAGCCGATGCATGAACGTAACACCTACGAAAAAGCTTTCCAGCAAATCCATAACCTCTGGCGTCGTGATGAGAAAGTCCGTGAATTCTCCTTAAGCAAACGCTTGGCTAAAATCGCCACGGAACTCCTCGGTGTCTCCGGTGTACGCATGTACCATGACCAAGCTCTGTATAAAGAACCCCAAGGCGGAGCCACCCCTTGGCATGTGGACCAATATTACTGGCCTGTGGATACATTTAATACGGTAACGGCTTGGATCCCCCTCCAAGAAACCTCCATGGAGATGGGACCCTTGGCATTCAGTTGTGGTAGTCACCGTGTAAAAGTCGCCCATGACATGGAAATCAGCGACCAAAGTGAGGAAGTCATCCGGGAAACTATCCGGGTCAAAGACCTGCCGATCGTTGACACGGCCTTCGAGCTTGGTGAAGTCAGCTTCCATTACGGCTGGACTCTCCACCGAGCGGGGGCCAATCAAACCGACCGCATGCGGGCCGTCATGACGGTTATTTACATCGAAGACGGCACAAAGATGTCCGCCCCGAAAAATAAGGACCAATCCAATGACTGGAATTGGTGGCTCTCCGGCACCCGACCGGGGGAAGTGATCCAGACAGAGCTTAATCCTGTGCTTTACCGGAAGGATTAA
- a CDS encoding AraC family transcriptional regulator: MKAQLEKIPFSQTAWICRKFSLTRFNYPWHFHPELELTLILSSHGTRFVGDKIDSFKEGDLVLLGADLPHVWLNDQDHKGKSESLVLQFRQEFLSPLILPEKEYTLINQTIQMARRGLKLKGELRNRVETDLKKMMKEEGIGRLCLLLGILEKISKSREYDLIASAGYEPLLNGEDGLRLNKIFQFLHNRFREEVFEKETAILVGMSPSAFSRYFKKRTGTTFASFLIDMRLSHACKLLVESDRTIAEICFDSGFLNLSNFNRQFLRRKKCSPKVYRQHTTGLDIGVGVPEN; this comes from the coding sequence ATGAAAGCACAACTTGAAAAAATCCCTTTTTCCCAAACAGCGTGGATCTGCCGGAAATTTTCTTTGACCCGTTTTAATTATCCATGGCATTTCCATCCGGAGCTTGAGCTGACCCTGATCCTCTCGAGTCACGGAACGCGATTTGTGGGGGATAAGATAGATTCATTTAAGGAAGGTGATCTGGTTTTACTCGGGGCCGACCTGCCTCATGTCTGGCTTAATGACCAGGATCACAAGGGAAAATCAGAATCCCTTGTACTTCAATTCAGGCAGGAATTCCTTTCCCCCCTCATTCTCCCAGAAAAAGAGTATACCTTGATCAATCAAACCATCCAAATGGCCCGCCGTGGACTAAAGCTCAAGGGGGAGTTGCGGAACCGAGTCGAGACTGACTTGAAAAAAATGATGAAGGAAGAGGGGATAGGGCGCTTGTGTTTACTCCTCGGTATATTGGAGAAAATATCCAAAAGCCGGGAGTATGATTTGATCGCTTCGGCGGGGTACGAGCCCCTCCTTAACGGGGAGGATGGATTACGATTGAATAAGATTTTTCAGTTCCTGCATAATCGTTTTAGGGAAGAAGTTTTCGAAAAAGAGACAGCCATCTTAGTAGGGATGAGTCCTTCGGCCTTCAGTCGCTATTTCAAGAAACGGACGGGAACGACGTTTGCGTCATTCCTGATCGATATGCGTTTGTCCCATGCGTGCAAATTGCTTGTGGAAAGTGACCGCACGATTGCAGAGATATGTTTTGACTCGGGTTTTTTAAACCTATCAAATTTCAACCGCCAATTCCTCCGGCGCAAAAAATGTAGCCCGAAGGTTTACCGCCAACACACCACGGGTCTGGATATCGGTGTGGGTGTCCCGGAAAATTAA